From a single Meiothermus sp. Pnk-1 genomic region:
- the carB gene encoding carbamoyl-phosphate synthase large subunit translates to MPARTDIKKILIIGSGPITIGQAAEFDYSGTQALKALRSVGYEVVLVNSNPATIMTDPELAEGTYLEPLTVEFLEKIIARERPDALLPTLGGQTALNLAMQLYEGGVLEKYGVELIGANAAAIKKGEDREEFQRAMLKIGLDVPRGKMVHSLEEGLEFARSVTGYPVVVRPSFTLGGTGGGIAADEAEFVEILSRGLSLSPTHSALVEESIVGWKEFELEVMRDRGDTVVIITSIENVDPMGVHTGDSITVAPAQTLSDVEYQRMRDAAQAIIREIGVETGGSNIQFAIDPKSGRMIVIEMNPRVSRSSALASKATGFPIAKIAALLAVGYRLDELPNDITQKTPASFEPTIDYVVVKIPRFAFEKFSTLPNTQGHFSDRLGTQMKSVGEVMAIGRTFKEAFGKALRSLEADVRAEFAHLTDAELLARLYPSPTRIYAVLELLRRGMSIDELYQATRIERWFLHQFAEVVQAERALAKGEWRLSDREDWRYAKGLGLSDARIGELLGVSEAAARQERLAAGARPVYKTVDTCAAEFEAYTPYHYSAYELEDEVRPTDKPKVVILGSGPIRIGQGVEFDYATVHAVWALREAVIPPERPGEAGAQGYETIMVNSNPETVSTDYDTADRLYFEPLTLEDVLNLTEHERPLGVIATLGGQTPLKLAKRLSEAGVRLLGTSWEAIHKAEDRAEFNALCAELGIPQPKGAVARTPDEALKLAEQIGYPLMARPSYVLGGRAMQVVHSPEELQGYLSGIYAALSERPSILLDQYLEGALELDVDAICDGSRVVVAGIMEHIERAGVHSGDSATVLPPVSLTAEQLETVRAYTRKLALAVGVRGLINVQYALKDGTVYILEANPRASRTVPFVSKAIGHPLAKYAALIAVGKTLEELGFTQDPTPNFYSVKEVLIPWLKFPGVIPVLGPEMRSTGESMGIDRDPYLAYYRAELGVGQRLPLAGRVRLIGAQALEAEWRAAGFEISEGDYDLLISLEPHPELRRAVESGKPFITTLEGARWSLEAIRRARHAELGVKSLQEWHQPETAAQP, encoded by the coding sequence ATGCCAGCACGCACGGACATCAAGAAAATCCTGATCATCGGGTCTGGCCCCATCACCATCGGCCAGGCGGCGGAATTCGATTACTCGGGAACCCAGGCCCTCAAGGCGCTGCGCTCGGTGGGGTACGAGGTGGTGCTGGTCAACTCCAACCCGGCCACCATCATGACCGATCCCGAGCTGGCCGAGGGCACCTACCTCGAGCCCCTCACCGTGGAGTTCCTGGAGAAAATCATCGCCAGGGAGCGGCCTGACGCCCTGCTGCCCACCCTGGGCGGCCAGACTGCGCTCAACCTGGCCATGCAGCTTTACGAGGGGGGGGTCCTCGAGAAGTACGGCGTCGAACTGATCGGGGCCAACGCGGCGGCCATCAAGAAAGGCGAGGACCGCGAGGAGTTCCAGCGGGCCATGCTCAAGATCGGGCTCGACGTGCCGCGGGGCAAGATGGTACATAGCCTCGAGGAGGGCTTAGAGTTCGCCCGCAGCGTGACGGGCTACCCGGTGGTGGTGCGCCCGAGCTTCACCCTGGGTGGCACCGGGGGCGGCATCGCCGCCGACGAGGCCGAGTTCGTCGAGATCTTGAGCCGGGGGCTCTCGCTCTCGCCCACCCATTCGGCGCTGGTGGAGGAGAGCATCGTGGGCTGGAAAGAGTTCGAGCTCGAGGTCATGCGCGACCGGGGCGACACCGTGGTCATCATCACCTCCATCGAGAACGTCGATCCCATGGGCGTGCACACCGGCGACTCCATCACCGTGGCCCCGGCCCAGACCCTCTCCGACGTCGAGTACCAGAGGATGCGCGACGCGGCCCAGGCCATCATCCGCGAGATCGGCGTGGAGACGGGCGGCTCGAACATCCAGTTCGCCATCGACCCCAAGAGCGGGCGCATGATCGTCATCGAGATGAACCCCCGCGTCTCGCGCTCCAGCGCCCTGGCCTCCAAGGCCACCGGCTTCCCCATCGCCAAGATCGCCGCGCTGCTGGCGGTGGGCTACCGCCTCGACGAGCTGCCCAACGACATCACCCAGAAGACCCCGGCCTCCTTCGAGCCCACCATCGACTACGTGGTGGTCAAGATCCCCCGCTTCGCCTTCGAGAAGTTCAGCACCCTGCCCAACACCCAGGGCCACTTCTCCGACCGGCTGGGTACCCAGATGAAGAGCGTGGGGGAGGTGATGGCCATCGGTCGCACCTTCAAGGAGGCCTTCGGCAAGGCCCTGCGCAGCCTCGAGGCCGACGTGCGCGCGGAGTTTGCCCACCTCACCGACGCCGAGCTCTTGGCCCGGCTCTACCCTAGCCCCACGCGAATTTATGCAGTGCTCGAGCTGCTGCGCCGGGGGATGAGCATCGACGAGCTCTACCAGGCCACCCGCATCGAGCGCTGGTTCTTGCACCAGTTCGCAGAGGTGGTGCAGGCCGAGCGGGCGCTCGCCAAGGGCGAGTGGCGGCTTTCAGACCGCGAGGACTGGCGCTACGCCAAGGGGCTGGGCCTCTCCGACGCCCGCATCGGTGAGCTGCTGGGCGTCTCGGAAGCGGCGGCCCGCCAGGAGCGCCTGGCGGCGGGAGCCAGACCGGTTTACAAGACCGTGGACACCTGCGCCGCCGAGTTCGAGGCCTACACGCCCTACCACTACTCGGCCTACGAGCTCGAGGACGAGGTTCGCCCCACCGACAAGCCCAAGGTGGTGATCCTGGGCTCGGGTCCCATCCGCATCGGGCAGGGCGTCGAGTTCGACTACGCCACCGTGCATGCGGTGTGGGCGTTGCGCGAGGCCGTGATACCGCCTGAGCGGCCCGGCGAGGCCGGGGCCCAGGGCTACGAGACCATCATGGTCAACTCCAACCCCGAGACCGTCTCGACCGACTACGACACCGCCGACCGGCTCTACTTCGAGCCGCTGACGCTGGAGGACGTGCTCAACCTCACCGAGCACGAGCGTCCCCTGGGCGTCATCGCCACGCTGGGCGGCCAGACCCCGCTCAAGCTGGCCAAGCGGCTCTCCGAAGCCGGGGTGCGGCTGCTGGGCACCTCCTGGGAGGCCATCCACAAGGCCGAAGACCGCGCCGAATTCAACGCGCTGTGCGCCGAGCTGGGCATCCCCCAGCCCAAAGGCGCGGTGGCCCGCACCCCCGACGAGGCCCTCAAGCTCGCCGAGCAGATCGGCTACCCGCTGATGGCGCGGCCCTCCTACGTGCTGGGCGGACGGGCCATGCAGGTGGTGCATAGTCCCGAGGAGCTTCAGGGGTATCTGAGCGGCATCTACGCCGCGCTTTCCGAGCGCCCCTCGATTTTGCTCGACCAGTACCTCGAGGGCGCCCTCGAGCTCGACGTGGACGCCATCTGCGACGGGAGCCGGGTGGTGGTGGCGGGCATCATGGAGCACATCGAGCGGGCCGGGGTGCACTCCGGCGACTCGGCCACCGTGCTGCCGCCGGTGAGCCTCACGGCGGAGCAGCTCGAGACCGTCCGGGCCTACACCCGCAAGCTGGCCCTGGCGGTGGGGGTGCGGGGGCTCATCAACGTGCAGTACGCCCTCAAGGACGGCACCGTCTACATCCTCGAGGCCAACCCCCGCGCCTCGCGCACCGTGCCCTTCGTCTCCAAGGCCATCGGCCACCCGCTGGCCAAGTACGCGGCCCTGATCGCGGTGGGCAAGACCCTCGAGGAGCTGGGCTTCACCCAAGACCCCACCCCCAACTTCTACTCGGTCAAGGAGGTGCTCATCCCCTGGCTCAAGTTCCCCGGCGTGATCCCGGTGCTGGGCCCCGAGATGCGCTCGACTGGCGAGAGCATGGGCATCGACCGCGACCCCTACCTGGCCTACTACCGCGCCGAGCTGGGGGTGGGCCAGAGGCTGCCCCTCGCGGGCAGGGTGCGCCTGATTGGGGCACAGGCCCTCGAGGCGGAGTGGCGCGCGGCGGGCTTCGAGATCTCCGAGGGCGACTACGACCTCCTAATCTCGCTGGAACCCCACCCCGAGCTGCGCCGGGCGGTCGAAAGCGGCAAGCCCTTCATCACCACCCTCGAGGGCGCCCGCTGGAGCCTGGAGGCCATCCGGCGGGCCCGGCACGCCGAGCTGGGGGTGAAATCCCTACAGGAGTGGCATCAACCCGAAACCGCCGCACAACCCTAG
- a CDS encoding rhodanese-like domain-containing protein gives MRNLKAEMLETFLRENPLIVDVRPEAEYLRGSLEGAIHLPVQAIQHGDHDLPKNRPILLVCERGAMSELAGLYLEAAGYEQVYNLEGGLRALRKA, from the coding sequence ATGCGTAACCTCAAAGCCGAGATGCTCGAGACCTTCCTCCGGGAAAACCCCCTCATCGTGGACGTGCGGCCCGAGGCCGAGTACCTGCGAGGGAGCCTCGAGGGGGCCATCCACCTGCCGGTGCAGGCCATCCAGCACGGCGATCACGACCTGCCCAAAAACCGCCCGATCCTGCTCGTCTGCGAGCGGGGAGCTATGAGCGAGCTGGCCGGGCTTTACCTCGAGGCCGCCGGCTACGAGCAGGTCTATAACCTCGAGGGCGGCCTGCGGGCCCTGAGAAAAGCATAG
- a CDS encoding sulfurtransferase, with amino-acid sequence MSYAHPEVLVSTDWVLEHLNDPNIRVLEVNEDILLYDTGHIPGAQKIDWQADLWDPVIREFIQPEELAQLFERLGISNDTTIVLYGDKNNWWAAYAFWFFSYNGHQHLKLMNGGRIKWIQEGKPLTTEKPTYPKGSYTPGKRDPALRAFRDEVLQHLEKVKAGQGALVDVRSPAEFTGEKTHMPEYPQEGVLRGGHIPGAKSIPWASTVNPDGTFKPVEELRALYEPKGVTPDKEVITYCRIAERSSHSWFVLKYLLGYPHVKNYDGSWTEWGNSVGVPIAKGPEE; translated from the coding sequence ATGAGCTATGCCCACCCTGAAGTCTTGGTCAGCACCGATTGGGTACTAGAACACCTCAATGACCCCAACATCCGCGTCCTCGAGGTCAACGAGGACATCCTGCTTTACGACACCGGCCACATCCCCGGCGCCCAAAAGATCGACTGGCAAGCCGACCTGTGGGACCCGGTGATTCGCGAGTTCATCCAGCCCGAAGAGCTGGCGCAGCTTTTTGAACGCCTAGGGATCTCCAACGACACCACTATCGTCTTGTACGGCGACAAGAACAACTGGTGGGCCGCTTACGCCTTTTGGTTTTTCAGCTACAATGGCCACCAGCACCTCAAGTTGATGAACGGCGGGCGGATCAAGTGGATCCAAGAGGGCAAACCCCTCACCACCGAAAAGCCCACTTACCCCAAGGGCTCTTACACCCCAGGAAAGCGCGACCCAGCCTTGCGGGCCTTCCGCGACGAGGTGTTGCAACACCTGGAGAAGGTAAAAGCCGGGCAAGGTGCCTTGGTGGATGTGCGTAGCCCGGCGGAGTTTACCGGCGAGAAGACCCACATGCCCGAGTACCCGCAGGAGGGGGTACTGCGCGGCGGTCACATTCCCGGGGCCAAGAGCATCCCCTGGGCCAGCACCGTCAACCCGGACGGCACCTTCAAGCCCGTAGAGGAGTTGCGGGCCCTGTACGAACCCAAGGGTGTGACCCCCGACAAAGAGGTCATCACCTACTGCCGCATCGCCGAGCGCTCGTCGCACTCCTGGTTTGTGCTCAAGTACCTGCTGGGCTACCCGCACGTGAAGAACTACGACGGGAGCTGGACGGAGTGGGGCAACAGCGTGGGCGTGCCCATCGCTAAGGGGCCGGAGGAGTAA